The Microlunatus antarcticus DNA segment GAGACGTGCGATGAGATCGCTGCTCGTGATCGGGAACGGCCTCGCCGGCCTGTCCGCCGTCCGCGCGGCGCGCGAGCTCGGGTTCACGGGCCCGGTGCAGGTGCTCGGGGCCGAGCCGGGCCGCCCGTACGACCGGCCTCCGCTGTCGAAGGACTACCTCGCCGGCCGCGCGTCGGCCGCCGACCTCGAGCTGGACGCGCCGCAGGAGGACCTCGGCGCGGAGTGGCTGACGGGGTCGGCCGTGTCGCTCGAGCCGGGGCGCGTCGTGACGGCGGACGGGCAGGTCCTGACCGCGGACGGGATCGTCCTGGCGACCGGGGCCCGGGCCCGGACGCTCCCGCAGCTGCCGCACACCAGCGAGAACGTCGTGGTCCTGCGGACACGGCAGGACGCCGAACGGCTGCGGGCCGAGCTCGTGCCCGGGCACCACCTCGTCGTCGTCGGCGCCGGGCTGGTCGGGTGCGAGGTCGCCGCCACCGCGGCCGAGCTGGGCTGCCGGGTCACGCTGCTCACCCCCGAGGAGGCGCCGCTCGCCCGGGTCGTCGGCGCGGAGCTCGCGCCCCGCCTCGTCGAGCTGCACCGCGACCGCGGCGTCGACGTCCGGACGGAGGTGTCGGTCCTCGGTGCCGACGTCGCGGACGGCCGGGTCACCAGCCTCGAGCTCGACGGCGGCGAACGGCTGCCCGCCGACGTCGTCCTCGTGGCCGTCGGGGCCGCGCCGGAGACGGAGTGGCTGCTGGGCGCCGGGATCGACCTCGCCGACGGCGTGCGGTGCGACGCGTCGGGCCGGGTGCTCGCTGACGGCAGTCCCGTGCCGGGCCTCGTGGCGGTGGGCGACTGCGCGGCGTGGTGGGACCCGCACCTGGAGCGGCACCACCGCGCCCAGCACTGGACCGACGCCCTG contains these protein-coding regions:
- a CDS encoding NAD(P)/FAD-dependent oxidoreductase, which translates into the protein MRSLLVIGNGLAGLSAVRAARELGFTGPVQVLGAEPGRPYDRPPLSKDYLAGRASAADLELDAPQEDLGAEWLTGSAVSLEPGRVVTADGQVLTADGIVLATGARARTLPQLPHTSENVVVLRTRQDAERLRAELVPGHHLVVVGAGLVGCEVAATAAELGCRVTLLTPEEAPLARVVGAELAPRLVELHRDRGVDVRTEVSVLGADVADGRVTSLELDGGERLPADVVLVAVGAAPETEWLLGAGIDLADGVRCDASGRVLADGSPVPGLVAVGDCAAWWDPHLERHHRAQHWTDALERPGRAVAALLGVPSPVRKPYLPYFWSDQHGHRIQAAGYPSLADAVEVETDLGEQGFLAVYRRAGVPVAVLSLDQPRPFVRWRKTLVASLGQRAETPAAETPATTPARGAAA